A region from the Lentisphaera profundi genome encodes:
- the purU gene encoding formyltetrahydrofolate deformylase has product MSSAVLKISCPDRKGIVAEVCQILADCSANIIDAQQHREDLDSQFFMYVKFDCSELNCERELLENRLKEKSELIGFNWTLSFKDQKKRLAIMVSKYDHCLYDLLLKHKYGELDVDIALIVSNHPDLKATAEHFGVPYFHIPRNKDNREQADQIAVDLFKEQKIDFIAMARYMQILTPILIQAYPNKIINVHHGFLPAFKGAKPYHQAYAKGVKLIGSTSHYANEELDMGPIIDQVTVRVSHAYSADDMVRKGRDMENRVLTNAVKAHAADRIIVYKGRTIIFS; this is encoded by the coding sequence ATGTCTAGTGCCGTACTCAAAATTAGCTGTCCCGATCGCAAGGGAATTGTCGCCGAAGTTTGCCAAATATTAGCCGATTGTTCCGCTAATATTATTGATGCTCAACAGCATCGTGAAGATCTTGATAGCCAGTTCTTTATGTATGTTAAATTCGATTGTTCAGAGCTCAATTGTGAACGTGAACTTCTTGAAAATCGTTTAAAAGAAAAGTCGGAACTCATTGGTTTTAACTGGACTTTGAGTTTTAAAGATCAGAAAAAGCGCTTGGCGATTATGGTTTCAAAGTATGATCACTGCCTGTACGACCTCTTACTCAAGCACAAATATGGCGAGCTTGATGTGGATATTGCTTTAATTGTGAGTAATCATCCCGACTTAAAAGCGACTGCCGAGCACTTTGGTGTCCCTTATTTTCATATTCCTAGAAATAAAGATAATCGTGAACAAGCGGATCAAATCGCAGTTGATTTATTCAAAGAGCAAAAGATTGACTTCATTGCCATGGCACGTTACATGCAAATTTTGACGCCAATACTGATTCAGGCTTATCCCAATAAAATCATTAATGTTCATCATGGTTTTTTACCGGCTTTCAAGGGTGCTAAACCTTATCACCAAGCTTACGCCAAAGGTGTTAAACTCATTGGTTCAACCAGTCATTACGCCAATGAAGAACTCGATATGGGACCCATCATTGATCAAGTCACCGTTCGAGTCAGCCATGCTTATTCGGCGGATGATATGGTTCGCAAAGGTCGCGATATGGAAAATCGAGTTTTGACCAATGCAGTTAAAGCCCACGCGGCTGATCGCATTATTGTTTACAAGGGTAGAACGATAATTTTTTCTTAA
- a CDS encoding DUF423 domain-containing protein: MKNLQDPLALRIASIMGFLCILIGAFGAHALKLEQPQLDWFEKANRYHMFTTGLMLFLALYKQRSIMYLNLFGFIVFSGGLYAMALGAPRFLGAIVPFGGLAMMLSYILLFIKAWQAKDGNELKE; the protein is encoded by the coding sequence ATGAAAAATCTACAAGATCCACTGGCGCTGAGGATTGCATCAATTATGGGCTTTCTTTGCATACTGATTGGGGCTTTTGGCGCCCATGCATTAAAATTGGAACAGCCTCAGTTAGATTGGTTTGAGAAAGCCAATCGTTATCACATGTTCACTACTGGCCTGATGTTGTTTCTCGCTTTATATAAGCAAAGAAGCATTATGTATCTCAATTTATTTGGCTTTATCGTTTTCTCTGGAGGACTCTATGCCATGGCTCTAGGTGCACCACGTTTTTTAGGTGCTATCGTTCCCTTTGGTGGACTCGCAATGATGCTTTCCTATATTTTGCTATTTATTAAAGCCTGGCAAGCAAAAGACGGAAATGAGCTAAAAGAATAG
- the rimO gene encoding 30S ribosomal protein S12 methylthiotransferase RimO, with protein MPKTAKICVSSLGCAKNLVDTEVMLGSMAKSGVMITGDLDDADIFVVNTCSFIEGARQESNAAIMDAITWKKKRKSRKVVVAGCLPQRSPEETKKNHPDVDLFLGLDDVASIGTMVNNLLRKMPSINTIQKDDLPVYLYDENTPRLLVTPAHYAYIKISEGCNHKCSFCAIPTFRGKLRSRTIQSIVKEAQALLNSGVREIILVSQDSTGYGSDLKDESNTAELLKALDKLDCDEYWVRLLYLYPTTVTDELIDTFAKSKHIAKYIDMPLQHGADKVLKSMRRGITRKRTEILLDKFRKAMPGVVMRTTLLVGHPGEEEAEFDQLVDFVKEQQFDRLGVFTYSHEENTHAKSLEDFADPETSAARKDKIMAIQQDISYEKNQRFADQDLRVIVDEAFLKTDIDTSDERFDEAVMEEEGIYYVLSRTEGDAPDVDNLVHFSADESILKQQFVTVHIEEATDYDLYGTLVK; from the coding sequence ATGCCTAAAACAGCAAAAATCTGCGTCAGCAGCCTAGGTTGTGCAAAGAATCTAGTTGATACCGAAGTTATGCTTGGTAGTATGGCCAAAAGTGGTGTGATGATCACAGGTGATTTGGATGATGCCGATATCTTCGTTGTCAATACTTGTAGTTTTATTGAAGGTGCTCGCCAAGAGTCTAATGCCGCTATTATGGATGCGATTACTTGGAAAAAGAAACGCAAAAGCCGCAAGGTTGTTGTTGCTGGATGCCTTCCCCAAAGAAGCCCTGAAGAAACCAAGAAGAATCACCCCGATGTAGATTTATTTCTCGGCCTTGATGATGTTGCCAGCATTGGTACAATGGTGAATAACCTCTTGCGCAAAATGCCGAGTATTAATACTATTCAGAAAGATGATTTACCGGTTTACCTCTACGATGAAAATACGCCACGCTTATTGGTAACACCCGCTCACTACGCCTATATCAAGATTTCCGAAGGCTGTAATCATAAGTGTAGTTTCTGTGCGATCCCAACCTTCCGTGGTAAATTGCGTAGCCGTACAATTCAATCTATTGTTAAAGAAGCTCAAGCCCTACTCAATAGCGGTGTTCGCGAAATCATTCTCGTTTCACAAGATTCTACTGGTTATGGTTCTGATTTAAAAGATGAGTCCAATACTGCTGAGTTACTCAAAGCACTTGATAAGCTCGATTGTGATGAATACTGGGTGCGTTTACTCTACCTCTACCCAACAACTGTGACCGATGAGTTAATCGATACTTTTGCTAAGTCTAAGCACATTGCTAAATACATTGATATGCCACTTCAGCATGGTGCTGACAAAGTACTCAAATCAATGCGTCGCGGTATCACTCGCAAGCGTACTGAAATCCTCCTAGATAAATTCCGTAAGGCGATGCCTGGTGTTGTGATGCGTACGACTTTACTCGTGGGTCATCCTGGTGAAGAAGAAGCTGAATTCGATCAGCTCGTAGATTTCGTTAAGGAACAGCAATTTGATCGCTTAGGTGTTTTTACTTATTCACATGAAGAAAATACTCACGCTAAATCACTCGAAGATTTTGCTGACCCAGAAACTTCTGCGGCCCGTAAAGATAAAATCATGGCCATTCAGCAAGACATTTCCTACGAGAAAAATCAGCGTTTCGCCGATCAAGATTTGCGTGTCATTGTCGACGAAGCTTTCTTGAAAACTGATATCGATACAAGTGATGAACGCTTTGATGAAGCCGTCATGGAAGAAGAAGGTATTTATTACGTCTTATCACGCACCGAGGGCGATGCTCCTGATGTGGATAACCTCGTTCACTTCTCTGCAGATGAATCAATCCTGAAGCAGCAGTTCGTGACAGTGCATATCGAAGAAGCCACAGATTACGATTTGTACGGCACACTCGTTAAGTAG
- the elbB gene encoding isoprenoid biosynthesis glyoxalase ElbB, with product MNIAVVLSGAGVFDGSEIHEATLTLLALDQAGVKYQCMAPNVEQYANVNHLNNEPSQNKRNVLEESARIARGEILDLAEVKSEDYDALILPGGFGAALNLCDFALKGPDCTVNQEVEKLILEFFQDRKVIAAMCIAPALLAKVLGKEEVLLTIGNDEGTADAIEACGAIHRDCTVGDIVVDEANKLVTTPAYMLAKGPAEAWLGIEKLVKKVINY from the coding sequence ATGAATATTGCAGTTGTTTTATCAGGCGCAGGAGTTTTTGATGGTTCGGAAATTCACGAGGCGACGCTAACTTTATTAGCCCTAGATCAAGCTGGAGTAAAGTATCAGTGCATGGCTCCAAATGTTGAGCAATATGCGAATGTGAATCACCTCAATAATGAGCCTTCACAAAATAAACGAAATGTACTCGAAGAATCTGCTAGAATTGCTCGTGGGGAAATTTTGGATTTAGCCGAGGTGAAATCAGAGGATTATGATGCACTCATTCTACCTGGTGGTTTTGGTGCAGCTCTGAATCTCTGTGACTTTGCTCTCAAGGGACCCGATTGTACTGTCAATCAAGAAGTAGAAAAACTGATACTGGAGTTCTTTCAGGATAGGAAAGTGATTGCGGCGATGTGTATTGCCCCTGCTCTACTCGCAAAAGTCTTAGGCAAAGAAGAAGTTTTACTGACAATTGGAAATGATGAAGGAACTGCGGATGCCATCGAGGCTTGCGGCGCTATTCATCGAGATTGTACGGTGGGTGACATTGTAGTGGATGAAGCTAATAAACTCGTTACTACGCCTGCTTATATGTTAGCCAAAGGGCCTGCAGAAGCATGGTTAGGTATTGAAAAACTCGTCAAAAAAGTTATCAATTACTAA
- a CDS encoding glycoside hydrolase family 5 protein, which translates to MKKFSFITSLLVAAFLLGSCQSHREDKGKSESVKIQKVSVQGNLLVDAKGDKVIYKGLALNDPAVLTAEKEWNEAHFDHIQKWGANVVRIPITPSNWQKHGKEFYFDAIDKAVTWSKTRGISIMIDWHSIGNLKDRKFQRPGYTTTLEETIEFWDLMSKRYKNEETVAFYEIFNEPTTFFGKLGEMTWDEWRAIVQIIGQTIRSNDDDTVIIAGGLNWAYDLRDAKNKPFLLDNLAYSVHPYPQKSKDDKNSSMEEKWDKTWGFMAQKYPLIATEFGYMSEDDKGAHIPCIGDDAWGKRLVNYFNKNNINWTVWCFHWSWTPSLIERDYSPREGQGQFFKDVMSNNITNFDDVKIPVIGAKN; encoded by the coding sequence ATGAAAAAATTCTCATTTATCACGAGCCTTTTAGTAGCGGCTTTTTTATTAGGATCATGTCAATCTCATCGTGAAGATAAGGGAAAATCGGAATCCGTTAAAATTCAAAAAGTATCTGTGCAAGGGAATCTACTTGTTGATGCCAAAGGAGATAAGGTCATTTATAAAGGTTTAGCCTTAAATGATCCTGCGGTACTGACTGCAGAAAAAGAATGGAACGAAGCTCACTTTGACCACATTCAAAAATGGGGTGCCAATGTTGTACGTATTCCCATAACACCAAGTAATTGGCAAAAGCATGGCAAAGAATTTTATTTCGATGCCATTGATAAAGCCGTAACTTGGTCAAAAACTCGTGGAATCTCCATTATGATTGATTGGCATTCCATTGGTAATTTGAAGGATAGAAAATTTCAACGTCCAGGTTATACCACCACACTTGAAGAGACTATCGAATTTTGGGACTTGATGTCTAAGCGTTATAAAAATGAAGAGACTGTAGCGTTTTATGAAATCTTCAACGAACCCACAACTTTTTTTGGTAAGCTCGGAGAAATGACTTGGGATGAATGGCGTGCCATCGTCCAAATCATTGGTCAAACAATTCGTAGTAATGATGATGACACCGTGATTATTGCTGGTGGCCTCAATTGGGCCTATGATTTACGTGATGCCAAAAATAAGCCTTTCCTCTTAGATAATTTAGCTTACTCAGTTCATCCCTACCCACAAAAATCTAAAGATGATAAAAATAGTAGCATGGAAGAAAAATGGGACAAGACTTGGGGCTTCATGGCCCAAAAGTATCCTTTAATTGCTACTGAATTTGGCTATATGTCTGAAGATGATAAAGGAGCTCATATTCCCTGCATTGGTGATGATGCCTGGGGCAAGCGCCTTGTGAATTACTTCAATAAAAATAATATAAACTGGACGGTATGGTGTTTTCATTGGTCTTGGACACCTTCACTCATTGAGCGTGACTATTCACCCAGAGAAGGTCAGGGCCAGTTCTTTAAAGATGTCATGAGCAATAACATTACAAATTTTGATGATGTGAAGATTCCCGTGATTGGAGCAAAGAACTAA
- a CDS encoding sulfatase: protein MTISPIKLFFSLGLLLAVNSSFAVSNNDQQTPPAEQPNIIFFIADDMRPRHFNCLDEGKGKNYTPNLDRMAQEGIVLNEQHVVSPVCTPSRYNCLTGKYASRASNAFFKQVTKANDNQTVVEFNTHITKQDQSLPKLLKDLGYTTSMSGKNHVVHAHGLKRPKDFDGSAKDPKNVAILKANHDHVQQAMREAGFDHVGNVYHNNPDFLGLHEVAVQNMDWITQSSVDFLKQKRDNPFFLYLATTIPHAPDADKRSWNANPLITPIGYLDKPLTVQPARATIPARLKANGYKVNRDTCNMLWLDDSLGALIKTLEEEGELDNTIIFFFNDHGQNSKGTLYQGGVHNPSIIWKKGGFKTGKKLDAIVSNVDFAPTIVDMAGGKSIDKNFDGISILPYLNKEKEADKDRILYHELGYARAVRLGNWKYLAVRYPQKYENMTDEERSKALKEWNAERRRKHINIVTEDPKAPFSHLTALPGGGHAESESTGSYPAYFDKDQLYNLDLDPKEQKNLASNPEYQEKLKEMQKILQGITTELPGNFNL from the coding sequence ATGACTATTTCTCCAATAAAATTATTTTTCTCCCTAGGTCTGCTTTTGGCGGTGAATTCAAGTTTTGCGGTATCTAACAATGATCAGCAAACTCCACCTGCTGAGCAACCCAATATTATTTTCTTTATTGCCGATGATATGCGTCCTCGTCACTTCAATTGTCTCGATGAAGGCAAAGGTAAAAACTACACGCCTAATTTAGATCGTATGGCTCAAGAAGGTATTGTGCTCAATGAACAACACGTCGTCTCTCCTGTATGTACTCCTAGCCGCTATAATTGCCTGACGGGTAAATATGCGAGTCGAGCGAGTAATGCTTTCTTTAAGCAAGTAACGAAAGCTAATGATAATCAGACTGTGGTTGAATTCAATACTCATATTACTAAGCAAGATCAGAGCTTACCAAAATTGTTAAAAGACTTGGGTTACACAACTTCTATGAGTGGAAAAAATCATGTTGTACACGCTCATGGATTGAAACGTCCTAAGGATTTTGATGGCAGTGCTAAAGATCCTAAAAATGTGGCAATACTCAAAGCAAATCACGACCATGTTCAACAGGCCATGCGCGAAGCTGGTTTCGATCATGTGGGCAATGTTTATCACAATAACCCAGATTTCTTGGGGCTTCATGAAGTCGCAGTTCAGAACATGGATTGGATCACACAAAGTTCTGTGGACTTCCTCAAGCAAAAGCGCGATAACCCTTTCTTCCTTTATTTAGCCACCACAATTCCACATGCACCAGATGCGGATAAACGTTCATGGAATGCCAACCCTTTAATTACGCCGATTGGTTATTTGGATAAGCCACTCACAGTACAGCCTGCACGTGCAACGATTCCTGCTCGCCTCAAAGCAAATGGCTATAAAGTCAATAGAGACACCTGTAATATGTTATGGTTGGATGACTCGCTTGGCGCTTTAATCAAAACCTTAGAAGAAGAGGGGGAGCTCGACAATACAATCATTTTCTTCTTTAATGACCATGGCCAAAATTCTAAGGGAACACTTTATCAAGGTGGCGTTCATAATCCGAGTATCATTTGGAAAAAGGGCGGTTTTAAAACGGGTAAGAAACTCGATGCGATTGTCTCCAATGTAGATTTCGCTCCCACGATAGTAGATATGGCTGGTGGTAAAAGCATTGACAAAAATTTCGATGGTATCAGTATCTTACCTTACTTAAATAAAGAAAAAGAAGCTGATAAAGATCGCATTCTCTATCATGAACTCGGCTATGCTCGTGCAGTTCGCCTCGGGAATTGGAAATACTTAGCAGTGCGCTATCCGCAAAAATATGAAAATATGACTGATGAAGAACGTAGCAAAGCACTGAAAGAATGGAATGCGGAGAGACGTCGCAAGCATATCAATATTGTAACCGAAGATCCGAAGGCTCCTTTTAGTCACCTCACAGCTCTACCTGGTGGTGGACATGCCGAATCAGAATCTACTGGTTCTTATCCCGCTTATTTTGACAAAGATCAGCTCTATAACTTAGACTTAGATCCCAAAGAACAAAAAAACTTAGCCAGTAATCCCGAGTATCAAGAAAAACTCAAAGAGATGCAAAAAATCTTACAGGGAATCACGACTGAGCTTCCTGGCAACTTTAATCTTTAA
- a CDS encoding glycoside hydrolase family 9 protein, which translates to MILSKKLNALLFGLACTSSYLFAQDAKLSEKIRVNQVGYFAGEEKTAAIQVPLSIFKSSKRWGEGASFEIVKINPKSEKTVYSSKLQKANYYPFSKEAVRLADFSEVKEAGTYYLKVGDERSFDFEINNSIYDEVSKSALKMFYYFRCSDEVTEKNGGQWHRPSGKPDTEVYVHESGAYTGQKAGTKMSAPGGWFDAGDYNKYSVNAGISTFSLLALYEAMPQAFPDGSLDIPESGNGVPDLLDQAWWNIKWFEMMQDPTDGGVYHKLSTMGFAPVNELPHQHTAKRWMIGKTTSATLNYAATMAMASRIFSKYESHYPGFAARALKKSKMALQWAEKNPWNRFVQPEGCSTGKYEDENYSFVDELAWAKTELFITSGDKSYLEGTAIPYLDIHSPVWTHVHALPYISLVHNKDKVKDLIDMDAVEQRLREFVDYLIFDAMEATGVAYRMGNKRFEWGSNGFVANQAMLALVCYQTNKDKKYLNFAISHMDYLLGKNPLNHCFVTSFGKKKSMNVHNRLCMADGIKDPIPGILVGGPNPWEIIWDLGPEAYPSVLPALSHLDSDKSFSTNESAINWNAALVYVSAYLNYELNKSTK; encoded by the coding sequence ATGATCTTATCAAAAAAACTCAATGCATTACTTTTTGGCCTAGCTTGTACAAGTTCGTATCTGTTTGCGCAAGACGCAAAATTAAGTGAAAAAATACGTGTCAATCAAGTTGGCTATTTCGCTGGCGAGGAAAAAACCGCTGCCATACAAGTCCCTCTTAGTATCTTTAAATCATCAAAACGCTGGGGCGAAGGTGCCAGTTTTGAGATTGTGAAGATCAATCCAAAATCAGAAAAAACTGTTTATTCATCGAAACTACAAAAAGCTAATTATTATCCTTTTTCAAAGGAAGCAGTGAGGCTCGCAGATTTTAGTGAAGTCAAAGAAGCGGGTACGTATTACTTAAAAGTAGGGGATGAACGCTCCTTTGATTTCGAAATCAATAATTCCATTTATGATGAGGTTTCTAAATCGGCATTGAAAATGTTTTATTATTTCCGTTGCTCAGATGAAGTCACTGAAAAAAATGGTGGCCAATGGCATCGACCTTCAGGAAAGCCTGATACAGAAGTTTACGTTCATGAATCAGGGGCGTACACGGGACAAAAAGCAGGTACCAAAATGTCAGCACCAGGCGGATGGTTTGATGCCGGAGATTATAATAAATACTCAGTGAATGCAGGGATTTCCACCTTCAGTTTACTCGCTCTTTATGAAGCTATGCCACAAGCTTTCCCGGATGGATCTTTGGATATACCAGAGAGTGGCAATGGAGTCCCCGACTTACTTGATCAAGCTTGGTGGAATATTAAATGGTTTGAGATGATGCAGGATCCTACTGATGGTGGCGTTTATCATAAACTCAGCACTATGGGCTTTGCGCCAGTTAATGAACTTCCGCACCAACATACAGCCAAACGTTGGATGATTGGAAAAACGACTTCGGCAACTTTAAATTATGCGGCGACAATGGCGATGGCTTCACGTATTTTCAGTAAGTACGAATCTCATTACCCTGGCTTCGCTGCGAGAGCTTTAAAGAAATCAAAAATGGCTTTGCAATGGGCTGAGAAAAATCCTTGGAATCGTTTTGTTCAACCAGAGGGCTGTTCCACGGGTAAATACGAAGATGAGAACTATAGCTTTGTCGATGAGCTTGCGTGGGCAAAAACGGAACTCTTTATCACTAGCGGTGATAAAAGCTACTTAGAAGGAACGGCTATTCCTTATTTAGATATACATTCTCCCGTATGGACGCATGTTCATGCCTTACCCTATATTTCTTTAGTTCACAACAAAGATAAAGTTAAAGATTTGATTGACATGGATGCGGTAGAACAAAGACTACGAGAATTTGTCGACTACTTAATTTTTGATGCGATGGAAGCCACTGGAGTGGCTTATCGTATGGGCAATAAACGTTTTGAATGGGGCAGTAATGGCTTTGTCGCCAACCAAGCCATGCTAGCTTTAGTTTGTTATCAGACAAACAAAGATAAAAAATATCTGAATTTCGCTATTTCTCACATGGATTATTTACTGGGAAAGAATCCATTAAATCATTGTTTTGTAACATCTTTCGGTAAAAAGAAGAGTATGAACGTACACAATCGCTTATGTATGGCCGATGGTATTAAAGATCCTATCCCAGGCATACTTGTGGGTGGACCTAATCCTTGGGAAATCATTTGGGACTTAGGCCCCGAGGCATACCCTTCTGTTTTACCTGCTTTATCGCATTTAGATTCAGATAAATCTTTTTCAACAAATGAATCTGCTATTAACTGGAATGCAGCTCTAGTTTACGTCAGCGCTTATTTGAATTACGAACTCAACAAAAGTACTAAATAA
- the djlA gene encoding co-chaperone DjlA has protein sequence MSWFGKITGGTIGFMIGGPLGAMAGAALGHTLIDAETSTNQPRISSREEQEMIFFVTIFTLVGKMAKADGKITKEEIDFIEHFIKHQLKLEPKQREYAISIVRAAKDDNTPILDYLKQFVQVFPQADMHFMLYEVLFTVAMADGHIHPDEEAILRKISPYLKVQRNVFEAMEARFRQGRSGQSSASELANHYQILECTPEMTDIEIKKVYRKKCREFHPDTLASRGLSEEFMDFANKEIVKINEAYEAIKKSRAK, from the coding sequence ATGTCTTGGTTTGGCAAGATTACTGGTGGAACAATTGGTTTCATGATAGGTGGCCCTCTGGGTGCCATGGCGGGTGCGGCTCTCGGCCATACTTTAATTGATGCCGAGACTTCGACTAATCAGCCAAGAATCAGCTCACGTGAAGAACAAGAAATGATCTTTTTTGTGACTATTTTCACTCTCGTGGGCAAGATGGCGAAAGCTGATGGGAAAATAACTAAAGAAGAAATCGATTTTATTGAGCACTTCATTAAGCATCAGTTAAAACTGGAGCCCAAGCAACGTGAATATGCCATTTCAATTGTGCGAGCTGCTAAAGATGATAATACCCCCATCCTCGATTACCTAAAGCAATTTGTCCAAGTCTTTCCTCAGGCAGATATGCATTTCATGTTGTATGAAGTGCTCTTTACTGTAGCAATGGCGGATGGTCATATCCACCCTGACGAAGAAGCTATTTTAAGAAAGATCAGCCCTTACCTCAAGGTCCAGCGCAATGTTTTTGAAGCTATGGAAGCGCGCTTTCGCCAAGGGCGATCAGGCCAAAGTTCAGCAAGTGAATTGGCGAACCACTACCAAATACTTGAATGTACGCCGGAAATGACTGATATCGAAATCAAAAAAGTTTACCGCAAAAAATGTCGTGAGTTTCATCCCGATACACTTGCAAGCAGAGGTCTTTCAGAGGAATTTATGGATTTTGCCAATAAAGAAATCGTAAAAATCAACGAAGCTTACGAGGCGATCAAAAAGTCTCGTGCCAAGTAA